A portion of the Lysinibacillus timonensis genome contains these proteins:
- a CDS encoding sensor histidine kinase: protein MMSKKVFWSTITFYIVLGVYLFYITIPSPFAGIIVEKQDEDWVITDFTFSELAEKHHINKGDILLEVNGDRNYSSYKLKTDHEIRSAQSLKIKTTDGEIREVKVAHEDLIFLYLNLLILPICYFLIALFLAIYLYNHKKGNTSSLNLLILFILSLSLAYSSIAVATRMERIGVIVNSTLMILSPVLLLHFIKNYFLFLGIKWKILNKVIWLYSLPVLILLLTILEGPFPTIYGTNTLIILTVFLFLSILLLIIFGISYYKYPKTQIKLLFWGIILPFLPFLLLYVIPLILFERYIVDASISALFLLFIPLGFIFAQFSERLFDMKYHISRFRYYVFYSLFLTLLLMVGILLFVSISTISIESILGLTMFIFILLLVGFYIKEKLDYVNRKVLFSSDGDYNHLLYSTIEKIGKSVKQNEIYEQLTSILVNQLELDIVYIVKYDVQNKLFRPFQDETKHLHHAIDLDIIEHLQLREIKKIGSVYIACLHQDMCKKDLLLLGSKNNTQLKHEELLWLELLILFINSFIDNTKLVEDLLSELKVAQQKENHQPTWLKKLLWLQIDDVKCSLSQELHDTILQEQIFLIRELDILSSELTSEQLQPKAKILNIKEQLVSINNQLRTFCEQLKPPLIDTLGLKAALKKLFMQTQKRADFTLIHSIEEIETNNSQIPLVIYRIIQEMLSNAMKHSQATYVKIDLKPLNDGFKIFYMDNGVGFDTTKIDQLESMGLRGIKERVLAYNGQIEIDTYPNEGMQIHIQVKEG, encoded by the coding sequence ATGATGTCAAAAAAAGTATTTTGGAGTACTATTACTTTCTATATAGTACTAGGTGTATATCTATTTTATATAACTATTCCTTCTCCTTTTGCGGGTATAATCGTTGAGAAACAAGATGAAGATTGGGTGATTACGGATTTTACCTTTTCTGAATTAGCTGAAAAACACCACATCAACAAAGGTGATATTCTCTTAGAAGTAAATGGTGATCGTAATTACTCCTCATACAAATTAAAAACTGATCATGAAATACGTTCTGCACAAAGTCTAAAGATTAAGACTACCGATGGAGAGATACGTGAGGTTAAAGTAGCACATGAAGATCTTATATTCCTCTATCTTAATTTATTAATCTTACCTATTTGTTATTTCTTAATAGCATTATTTTTAGCAATATATTTATATAATCATAAGAAAGGAAATACATCATCACTGAACCTCTTAATACTATTTATTTTATCTCTTTCGTTGGCTTATAGTAGTATCGCTGTTGCTACTCGTATGGAGAGAATAGGAGTTATCGTAAATAGTACTTTGATGATTTTAAGTCCGGTTTTATTACTCCATTTTATAAAAAATTACTTTTTGTTTTTAGGTATTAAGTGGAAAATACTTAATAAAGTAATCTGGTTATATAGTTTACCAGTTTTAATATTACTTTTAACTATATTAGAAGGACCATTTCCTACTATCTACGGTACGAATACACTAATTATTCTTACAGTTTTTTTATTTTTATCAATACTTTTACTCATCATATTTGGAATCTCATATTATAAATACCCAAAAACACAAATTAAACTACTATTTTGGGGAATCATTTTACCCTTCTTACCATTTTTACTTTTATACGTCATACCGTTAATCCTTTTCGAACGTTATATAGTGGATGCATCCATAAGTGCGTTATTTTTATTATTTATTCCTTTAGGATTTATATTTGCTCAATTTTCTGAACGTCTTTTTGATATGAAGTATCATATTTCCCGCTTTCGTTATTATGTATTCTACTCTTTGTTTTTAACTTTATTATTAATGGTAGGAATTTTATTATTCGTATCCATTTCTACCATTAGTATTGAAAGTATACTCGGTCTTACAATGTTTATCTTTATATTACTGTTAGTTGGTTTCTACATAAAAGAAAAGTTAGATTATGTTAACAGAAAAGTGTTATTTTCATCAGACGGTGACTATAATCACCTTTTATATTCTACTATTGAGAAAATTGGGAAGTCCGTTAAACAAAATGAAATATATGAGCAATTGACTTCAATCTTAGTAAATCAACTTGAACTAGATATCGTCTACATCGTAAAGTACGATGTCCAAAACAAATTGTTTCGCCCTTTTCAAGATGAGACGAAACATTTACATCACGCAATAGATTTAGATATTATTGAGCATTTACAACTTAGAGAGATTAAAAAGATTGGCTCTGTTTATATTGCTTGTTTACATCAAGATATGTGCAAAAAGGACTTATTACTATTAGGTAGTAAGAATAATACGCAATTGAAACACGAAGAATTACTTTGGTTAGAGCTTTTAATTTTATTCATTAATAGTTTTATAGATAACACGAAGTTGGTAGAAGACTTACTTTCAGAATTAAAAGTTGCACAGCAAAAAGAAAATCATCAGCCAACATGGCTTAAAAAACTGCTTTGGCTACAAATTGATGATGTAAAATGTAGTTTATCCCAAGAGTTACATGATACAATCCTTCAAGAACAAATATTTCTTATTCGTGAATTAGATATATTAAGTTCAGAACTAACGAGTGAACAGTTGCAGCCTAAAGCGAAAATACTAAATATAAAAGAACAGCTCGTCTCCATCAATAATCAACTAAGAACTTTTTGCGAGCAATTAAAACCGCCCTTAATTGATACGTTGGGATTAAAAGCAGCATTAAAGAAGTTATTTATGCAAACACAAAAACGAGCTGATTTTACTCTAATCCACTCCATTGAAGAAATTGAAACGAACAATAGTCAAATACCTTTAGTTATTTATCGAATTATTCAAGAAATGCTCAGTAACGCAATGAAACACTCTCAGGCTACATATGTGAAAATTGATTTAAAGCCATTAAATGATGGATTTAAGATATTTTATATGGACAATGGTGTTGGATTTGACACAACCAAAATTGACCAACTCGAATCCATGGGGTTAAGGGGAATTAAGGAAAGGGTACTTGCTTATAACGGACAAATTGAAATCGATACTTATCCGAATGAAGGAATGCAAATTCATATTCAAGTTAAGGAAGGTTAA
- a CDS encoding response regulator transcription factor, whose translation MIKILIVDDHPNVLEGTKNLFKDISDIIVETCDDAHAVHQLLEDKKDAFDVYLIDINMPEQNGIVLCSKVRTSQPTAFVILYTGDNIENYYSLVLEKMVHGILSKTTTKEQIIRTIRATVDGDILLPSNFIDYVAAYYDKSKIEESLKLNDRERKILEFISKGYSNNAIAFELQVTQRTIERNITQIFHLLNVSSRTEAVLIAKEKNLI comes from the coding sequence ATGATTAAAATTTTAATTGTGGACGATCATCCAAACGTTTTAGAGGGAACAAAAAATCTATTTAAGGATATTAGCGATATAATAGTTGAAACATGTGATGATGCACACGCTGTTCATCAGTTGTTAGAGGACAAAAAAGACGCCTTTGATGTTTATTTAATCGATATAAATATGCCAGAACAAAATGGTATCGTTTTATGTAGTAAGGTTCGCACTTCTCAACCTACAGCTTTTGTCATTCTTTATACAGGAGATAATATTGAAAATTATTATTCATTAGTGCTCGAGAAAATGGTTCATGGTATTTTATCTAAAACGACAACTAAAGAGCAAATAATCCGGACAATCCGAGCAACTGTGGATGGTGACATCTTACTTCCTTCTAATTTCATTGATTATGTTGCTGCTTATTATGATAAAAGTAAAATCGAGGAGTCACTAAAACTGAATGATCGAGAAAGAAAGATTCTGGAGTTTATTTCAAAAGGATACTCGAATAACGCTATAGCATTTGAGCTACAAGTTACTCAACGCACCATTGAAAGAAACATAACACAAATTTTCCATTTACTAAATGTGTCGTCACGTACAGAAGCGGTCCTTATAGCAAAAGAGAAAAATTTAATTTAA